A genomic stretch from Antarcticibacterium flavum includes:
- the truB gene encoding tRNA pseudouridine(55) synthase TruB, with protein sequence MRDTKYTAEDFMEGQVLLFDKPLGWTSFQVVNKVRWLIRKSCKIKKIKVGHAGTLDPLASGLLIICTGKFTKKIDEYQGQEKEYTGTFTMGATTPSYDLETEIDKTFPIDHISQYDIDVATAEFIGEIEQIPPVFSALKKDGKRLYEYARSGEEVEVKARKVEITDFEITANRMPELDFRVVCSKGTYIRSLANDFGLALGTGAHLSALRRTKIGTFHVDDAMDIPTFENFLP encoded by the coding sequence ATGCGGGATACTAAATACACAGCTGAAGATTTCATGGAAGGACAGGTATTGCTTTTTGACAAACCCCTTGGCTGGACCTCCTTCCAGGTGGTCAATAAAGTGCGGTGGCTTATAAGGAAAAGCTGCAAAATTAAAAAGATAAAAGTTGGTCATGCCGGAACCCTGGATCCTCTTGCCAGCGGACTTCTAATTATCTGTACCGGGAAATTCACAAAGAAAATTGATGAATACCAAGGACAGGAAAAGGAATATACCGGCACATTTACTATGGGTGCCACCACCCCGTCCTATGATCTGGAGACTGAAATAGATAAGACCTTTCCAATCGATCATATCTCCCAATATGATATAGATGTTGCAACAGCAGAGTTCATTGGGGAAATTGAACAAATCCCTCCTGTATTTTCGGCATTGAAAAAAGATGGAAAACGCCTTTACGAATATGCCCGAAGCGGCGAGGAGGTGGAGGTAAAGGCCAGAAAAGTGGAAATTACAGATTTTGAGATCACAGCGAACCGAATGCCTGAACTTGATTTTAGGGTCGTATGCAGTAAAGGTACATACATACGCAGCCTGGCCAATGATTTTGGACTCGCTTTAGGAACAGGGGCTCATCTCTCTGCACTTCGCCGTACAAAAATAGGCACGTTTCATGTTGATGATGCTATGGACATACCAACATTTGAAAACTTTCTACCTTAG
- the aat gene encoding leucyl/phenylalanyl-tRNA--protein transferase translates to MLFLKEHEDFPPVEAANSDGLLAVGGGLAPKRLLDAYCKGIFPWYDPSQPVIWWSPDPRMVLFPDNLKVSKSMKQLFKKEAFNVTFNEDFEAVIRNCAQIKREGQQGTWITPELQEAFVTLSKLNIAHSVEVWQDGELVGGLYGIYLKEKKIFCGESMFARKSNASKYGFISLVRKLREDGVRLIDCQVYTAHLESLGAEEISRKEFLHFLE, encoded by the coding sequence ATGTTGTTTTTGAAGGAACATGAGGATTTCCCGCCTGTGGAGGCAGCCAACAGTGATGGCTTGCTTGCAGTTGGTGGCGGGCTGGCACCAAAGAGACTGTTGGATGCCTATTGTAAGGGGATCTTTCCCTGGTATGACCCTTCCCAGCCTGTGATATGGTGGAGCCCCGATCCTCGCATGGTCCTATTTCCTGATAATTTGAAGGTTTCGAAAAGCATGAAGCAGTTATTTAAAAAAGAAGCTTTCAACGTCACTTTTAATGAGGATTTTGAAGCAGTGATAAGAAACTGTGCACAAATTAAAAGGGAAGGGCAGCAGGGAACCTGGATCACCCCGGAACTTCAGGAAGCCTTCGTTACCCTGAGCAAGCTGAATATTGCCCATTCTGTCGAGGTATGGCAGGATGGCGAACTCGTGGGAGGACTGTATGGAATTTATCTTAAGGAGAAGAAAATATTTTGTGGTGAAAGTATGTTTGCAAGGAAAAGCAATGCCTCCAAATACGGTTTTATAAGCCTTGTGCGCAAGTTGAGGGAAGATGGGGTGAGGCTCATTGATTGCCAGGTTTACACTGCCCATCTGGAAAGCCTTGGGGCCGAAGAAATTTCAAGAAAGGAATTTTTGCACTTTCTGGAATAA
- a CDS encoding DNA-3-methyladenine glycosylase I, whose protein sequence is MEKKKRCGWCEGDDLYELYHDREWGVPVYDDENIFEFLVLETFQAGLSWITILRKRENFRRAFDDFDYRKIAGYSEDKIQELLGDAGIIRNKLKVRATVSNAAAFMKVQEEFGSFSKYIWGFVNHEPKQNQVVNYKEAPPTTPTSDRLSKDLKKRGFKFVGSTVIYAHMQATGMVNDHEISCFRYDEVQSLQGIKPGKGNR, encoded by the coding sequence ATGGAAAAGAAAAAACGTTGCGGCTGGTGTGAGGGCGACGATCTTTACGAGCTATACCACGATAGAGAATGGGGTGTACCTGTATACGATGATGAAAACATCTTCGAATTTCTTGTTCTGGAAACATTTCAGGCGGGGTTAAGCTGGATCACGATCCTAAGGAAACGGGAAAACTTCCGTAGGGCTTTTGATGATTTTGATTACAGGAAAATTGCCGGATATTCCGAAGATAAAATACAGGAACTGCTTGGAGACGCAGGAATTATACGAAATAAGTTAAAGGTGAGGGCAACCGTTTCCAACGCCGCAGCTTTTATGAAGGTGCAGGAGGAGTTCGGTAGTTTTAGCAAATACATCTGGGGGTTCGTTAACCATGAACCTAAGCAAAACCAAGTGGTGAATTATAAAGAAGCACCACCAACAACTCCTACCAGTGATAGGTTGAGCAAGGATCTAAAAAAACGCGGATTTAAATTTGTAGGCTCAACCGTGATCTACGCGCATATGCAGGCTACAGGAATGGTGAATGACCACGAAATAAGCTGTTTTAGATACGATGAAGTGCAATCTTTACAGGGTATTAAACCCGGAAAGGGTAATAGGTAA
- a CDS encoding flavin reductase family protein: MLSIDPKEISTGKTHQYLLGAVGPRPIAFASTLDEQGRPNLSPFSFFNVFSANPPILVFSPARRGRDNTVKHTYLNAKATREVVINIVNFDMVQQMSLSSTEYDAGVNEFEKAGFTMLKSDKVKPFRVAESPAQFECKINEVIELGEEGGAGNLVICEVVKMHFLESILDETGGIDQHKIDQVARMGGNWYSRANMGMFEVPKPLSTLGIGVDSIPREIRESTILTGNDYGKLGNVEALPTEEEISVFLKEEENAASLLQTGDTEKLHLAAQKYLENNEPAKAWKLLLAKQF; encoded by the coding sequence ATGCTTTCCATTGATCCAAAAGAAATTAGCACGGGAAAAACCCATCAATATCTCCTTGGAGCTGTTGGGCCACGCCCAATAGCCTTTGCCAGTACATTAGATGAGCAGGGTCGACCAAACCTCTCCCCTTTCAGTTTCTTTAACGTTTTTAGTGCAAATCCTCCAATTCTGGTATTTTCACCTGCGAGAAGGGGAAGGGATAATACAGTGAAACACACTTATCTCAATGCAAAGGCAACCCGGGAAGTGGTGATCAATATTGTCAATTTTGATATGGTGCAGCAAATGTCACTGTCAAGTACAGAGTATGATGCAGGGGTGAATGAATTTGAGAAAGCAGGATTTACAATGCTGAAATCAGATAAGGTTAAGCCTTTTCGCGTAGCAGAATCTCCGGCACAGTTTGAATGCAAAATTAATGAGGTAATCGAGCTGGGAGAAGAAGGCGGTGCGGGGAATCTTGTAATATGCGAGGTCGTGAAAATGCATTTTCTTGAATCAATCCTGGATGAAACGGGAGGTATAGATCAACATAAGATAGACCAGGTGGCCCGTATGGGAGGAAACTGGTATTCGCGTGCCAATATGGGAATGTTTGAGGTTCCAAAACCTTTATCTACCCTGGGTATAGGGGTGGATAGTATTCCAAGGGAAATTCGGGAGAGTACCATACTCACGGGGAATGATTATGGGAAATTAGGAAATGTGGAAGCACTGCCCACAGAAGAAGAAATTTCAGTATTTTTAAAAGAAGAAGAGAATGCAGCAAGCCTGTTACAAACAGGAGATACAGAAAAATTACATCTGGCTGCTCAAAAATATCTTGAGAACAACGAACCGGCAAAAGCCTGGAAATTATTATTAGCAAAACAATTTTAA
- a CDS encoding DUF3127 domain-containing protein — MEVQGKIKMIGETQTFGSNGFRKREVVVTTEEQYPQHIMVEFVQDKTDLLNNFQVGQPVKIGVNLRGREWVNPQGETKYFNSIQGWRIENLQQGAPGGNVPPPADQFEPAQDLNDEDYDDLPF, encoded by the coding sequence ATGGAAGTACAAGGAAAGATCAAAATGATTGGAGAAACCCAAACCTTTGGAAGTAACGGTTTCAGGAAGAGAGAAGTAGTGGTGACTACAGAGGAGCAATACCCACAACATATTATGGTGGAATTTGTGCAGGATAAGACAGACCTTTTGAACAATTTTCAGGTAGGGCAGCCTGTAAAGATAGGAGTGAATTTAAGAGGCCGTGAGTGGGTAAATCCACAGGGTGAAACAAAATACTTTAATTCAATCCAGGGATGGAGAATCGAGAACCTGCAGCAGGGTGCACCGGGAGGAAACGTTCCACCACCGGCAGATCAATTTGAGCCTGCACAGGATCTTAATGATGAGGATTACGACGATCTTCCTTTCTAG
- a CDS encoding GxxExxY protein, with translation MAQCINYLKISGKKLAILVNFEADKLIHQRIIL, from the coding sequence ATAGCTCAGTGTATTAATTATCTAAAAATTTCAGGAAAGAAACTAGCCATCCTGGTCAATTTCGAGGCAGATAAATTGATCCACCAAAGAATCATTTTATGA
- a CDS encoding cell division protein FtsX has protein sequence MSTSFERYQKRRLISSYFSVVISISLVLFLLGLLGLLVLNTKKVADHFKEQIALTVYLKDTAKEVEIEQLKKSLAMAEYTKTSTYISKEDAAEEHSKEIGEDFMEFLGYNPLQNSIDVYMKADYVSPEQIDEIAEDLTAKNFVDEVVYDKPLIALLNDNVKKISFWILVVSGIFTFIAVLLINSSIRLAVYSKRFIIKTMQMVGATKNFIRSPFIWQSVKLGIIGAVLALIGMGIVLYYLNSTFPELELLKDLSLLSALFIGIFLMGILITWLSTFFATSRFLNLKTDELYY, from the coding sequence ATGAGTACATCTTTTGAAAGGTATCAAAAACGTAGATTGATCTCTTCTTATTTTTCTGTAGTTATAAGTATATCTCTCGTATTGTTCTTACTGGGTTTGCTGGGACTTTTAGTACTGAACACCAAGAAGGTGGCAGATCATTTTAAGGAACAAATAGCCCTCACCGTTTACCTGAAAGATACCGCAAAGGAAGTGGAAATAGAACAGCTGAAGAAAAGCCTGGCTATGGCTGAATATACTAAAACCAGCACCTATATTTCCAAAGAAGATGCAGCTGAAGAGCACAGCAAGGAAATTGGAGAAGATTTTATGGAATTCCTGGGATACAATCCGCTGCAAAATTCCATAGATGTTTACATGAAGGCAGACTATGTTTCCCCGGAACAAATAGATGAAATTGCTGAAGACCTTACCGCAAAGAATTTTGTAGACGAAGTGGTATACGACAAACCCCTTATCGCCCTGCTTAATGACAACGTGAAAAAAATAAGCTTCTGGATCCTGGTGGTAAGCGGGATCTTCACTTTTATAGCTGTGCTATTAATAAACAGTTCCATTCGCCTTGCCGTATATTCCAAAAGATTTATCATCAAGACCATGCAAATGGTGGGTGCTACCAAGAATTTTATTAGAAGCCCGTTTATCTGGCAAAGTGTAAAGCTGGGAATTATAGGCGCAGTTCTGGCCTTAATAGGGATGGGAATAGTGCTTTACTACCTAAACAGTACCTTTCCGGAACTGGAATTATTGAAAGACCTTAGTTTACTTTCAGCATTGTTCATCGGTATCTTTTTAATGGGAATTTTGATCACCTGGCTTAGTACTTTCTTTGCTACTTCCAGATTTTTGAATCTTAAGACAGATGAGCTTTATTATTAA
- a CDS encoding HAD family hydrolase, producing MIKDTGEQPVEVVVFDLNGTFYNRSSKEEFYKFLVSKNPSRLKYLWEMSYYYLQLKLHQIKQTEFKENFFNYLDDIPPPEVKQYAQEFWEREFPQQFNRALLERFDEFRKKGVPLFCATGGFELYVKPLFGIYKIDGFAGTQVSYTGETYKVLGKACKDEEKIRRLELFLKGKPYRIIEAYSDSKEEILDRAEKAFLIKNGKIIPYIPKD from the coding sequence ATGATAAAAGATACAGGTGAGCAGCCGGTAGAAGTCGTTGTCTTCGACCTTAACGGAACCTTTTACAATAGAAGCTCAAAAGAAGAATTTTATAAATTCCTGGTGAGTAAAAATCCCAGTCGATTAAAGTATCTATGGGAAATGAGCTATTATTATCTTCAGCTCAAATTACATCAAATCAAGCAAACCGAATTCAAGGAAAATTTCTTCAATTATCTCGATGATATCCCGCCGCCAGAGGTTAAACAATATGCGCAGGAATTTTGGGAAAGAGAATTTCCGCAGCAGTTTAACCGGGCATTATTGGAAAGGTTTGATGAATTTAGAAAGAAGGGTGTGCCTCTTTTTTGTGCCACGGGTGGTTTTGAACTATACGTAAAACCTCTTTTTGGGATTTATAAAATTGACGGTTTCGCCGGTACCCAGGTCTCCTATACAGGAGAGACCTACAAAGTATTGGGGAAAGCCTGTAAAGATGAGGAGAAAATAAGGCGCCTGGAGCTGTTTCTCAAAGGAAAACCCTACAGGATCATTGAGGCATACTCAGATAGCAAGGAGGAGATACTTGATCGTGCAGAAAAGGCATTTTTGATAAAAAACGGTAAGATTATTCCTTATATTCCAAAGGATTAG
- a CDS encoding TonB family protein gives MDFFDRHKALIITLLIFGILILGLYNFNLSNSNKKAREFLVDLDNYRLEEQVEKEPETEEVEQQPQTRPSRQTHRAFNEEQEARNENFDRQLNEILERNSANREEASENENKSSTGDYNIANTPREKPQQRSDGNNTSDQTSTQSSGIDNSSISFSLLGRTALHIPNPVYTCDRAGKVVVNITVNAQGRVTSTSLNKGSSTSSNECLTENALQYAAGAVFSQLPGRNSQPGTITYYFQP, from the coding sequence ATGGACTTCTTTGACCGCCATAAAGCCCTTATCATAACCCTGTTAATATTTGGAATATTAATATTGGGGTTGTATAATTTTAATCTTTCCAACAGTAATAAAAAAGCACGGGAGTTCCTAGTAGACCTCGATAATTACCGGCTGGAAGAGCAGGTAGAAAAGGAACCTGAGACTGAAGAAGTAGAACAGCAACCTCAAACCCGGCCCTCCAGGCAAACCCATAGGGCTTTTAATGAAGAGCAGGAAGCCAGGAACGAGAATTTTGACAGGCAGCTCAATGAGATCCTGGAACGAAATAGCGCAAACAGGGAAGAGGCTTCAGAAAACGAAAACAAATCATCTACCGGAGATTATAACATAGCCAATACTCCCAGGGAGAAGCCACAACAACGATCTGACGGGAATAACACCAGTGATCAAACTTCTACTCAAAGCAGTGGGATAGACAACAGCTCCATCAGTTTCTCCTTGCTGGGTAGAACCGCATTACATATCCCCAATCCTGTTTATACCTGTGACCGTGCTGGGAAAGTAGTAGTTAATATCACAGTAAATGCACAGGGAAGGGTAACTTCCACCTCCCTGAACAAAGGAAGTTCTACATCTTCCAATGAATGTTTAACAGAGAATGCCCTGCAGTACGCGGCAGGGGCTGTTTTTAGTCAGTTACCGGGGAGAAATTCACAGCCGGGAACAATAACTTATTATTTTCAACCCTAA
- a CDS encoding sensor histidine kinase: protein MNFTDERNLARWFIIISSLFIVALILWNTSIFFERLKEDERDKMEIWASAQAFLAETDNESEIALTLQVLNSNTTIPTIWVDEKGEIIDGLNLPEGVNRNEDELKNYLNRLEKENEPIEMYLGQDQVHRIYYGDSPLLTKIKYYPIGLLLIIFLFIGVVYFFYTTTKSSEQNKLWAGMAKETAHQIGTPLSSLIGWTEILKTENVDQSYITEMEKDVDRLRTITERFSKIGSSPLLSKTELVQATRESFEYLKLRSSDLIEFKLTTPYTPIYVSLNESLYSWTIENLVKNAVDAMRGKGKLSIEIKQDNTWVYVYIKDTGKGIPKSKYRTVFEPGYTSKKRGWGLGLSLAKRIIEQYHKGRIQVQHSELNKGTTFQIALRKLPPES, encoded by the coding sequence ATGAATTTTACTGACGAACGAAACCTGGCACGTTGGTTCATAATAATTTCCTCCCTCTTCATTGTCGCACTCATCCTGTGGAATACTTCGATATTTTTTGAAAGACTTAAGGAAGATGAACGGGATAAAATGGAAATTTGGGCGAGCGCCCAGGCCTTCCTGGCCGAAACAGATAATGAATCTGAAATTGCGCTTACCCTGCAGGTTTTAAACAGTAATACCACCATCCCCACCATTTGGGTAGATGAGAAAGGGGAGATCATTGACGGGCTAAATCTTCCTGAAGGTGTAAACAGGAACGAGGATGAGCTAAAAAACTACCTCAACAGGCTGGAAAAAGAAAATGAGCCTATTGAAATGTATCTTGGGCAGGACCAGGTACACAGGATCTACTACGGCGACTCGCCGCTACTAACCAAGATCAAATATTATCCAATAGGTTTGTTACTCATCATTTTCCTATTCATAGGAGTGGTATATTTTTTCTATACCACCACCAAATCCAGTGAACAAAATAAGCTTTGGGCCGGGATGGCAAAGGAAACTGCCCATCAAATAGGAACTCCCCTTTCCTCATTGATTGGCTGGACAGAGATTCTTAAAACCGAAAATGTAGACCAGAGCTACATAACAGAAATGGAAAAGGACGTGGACAGGCTGCGCACAATTACAGAGAGGTTTTCCAAAATAGGATCTTCTCCTTTGCTTTCTAAGACAGAACTCGTGCAGGCTACCAGGGAGAGTTTTGAATACCTAAAATTACGTAGCTCAGATCTTATTGAATTTAAACTTACCACTCCATACACTCCTATTTACGTTAGCCTTAATGAATCCCTTTATAGCTGGACGATAGAAAACCTGGTGAAGAATGCCGTTGACGCGATGAGAGGAAAAGGTAAATTGTCCATAGAGATCAAGCAGGATAATACGTGGGTGTATGTTTATATTAAAGATACCGGAAAAGGAATTCCCAAAAGTAAATACAGGACTGTATTCGAACCGGGATACACCTCCAAAAAAAGGGGATGGGGTCTTGGTTTATCGCTGGCCAAAAGGATAATAGAACAATATCATAAAGGCCGGATCCAGGTACAGCACAGCGAACTTAATAAAGGTACTACCTTCCAGATCGCCCTTAGAAAATTACCTCCTGAATCATAA
- a CDS encoding DUF3098 domain-containing protein, which yields MNKQKKPLHRQDLNFVFGKKNYVVMFIGLAVIALGFILMAGGGSDDPNVFNEEIYNFRRIRLAPTLVLIGFAIEAYAILLNPNKK from the coding sequence ATGAACAAACAGAAAAAACCATTACACAGGCAGGATCTAAATTTTGTATTTGGGAAGAAAAATTATGTCGTGATGTTCATTGGGCTGGCTGTGATAGCGCTTGGTTTTATTCTTATGGCAGGCGGGGGAAGTGATGACCCCAATGTCTTTAATGAAGAGATCTACAATTTTAGAAGGATTCGATTGGCTCCCACTCTTGTTCTTATAGGCTTTGCTATTGAGGCTTACGCGATTTTATTAAACCCCAACAAAAAGTAA
- the leuS gene encoding leucine--tRNA ligase — protein MSYHFNKIEEKWQKYWAQNQTFKASNDSEKEKFYVLDMFPYPSGAGLHVGHPLGYIASDIYARYKRHKGFNVLHPQGYDSFGLPAEQYAIQTGQHPAITTDENIKRYREQLDQIGFSFDWSREVRTSEPSYYKWTQWIFIQLFNSWYDEEADKARDINELIEIFSSEGNTQVKAACDDDVSSFTADEWNSFSSEEQQRILLQYRLTYLAETEVNWCPQLGTVLANDEIINGVSERGGYPVVRKKMTQWSMRISAYAERLRAGLDKIDWSESLKESQRNWIGKSVGAHVNFQILNSKFQIGVFTTRPDTIFGVTFMTLAPEHDLVKKITTDEQREEVEAYVQASAKRSERERMADVKTITGVFTGAYAEHPFTKEPVPIWIGDYVLAGYGTGAVMAVPCGDQRDYDFAKHFDIPIKNIFKDIDISEEAFAGKEGTVITASDFLNDLEYKDALKKVIEELERIGQGKGKTNYRLRDAVFSRQRYWGEPFPVYYVNGLPQMIEKEHLPLRLPDVEKYLPTEEGEPPLGRAKDWYWSTKENKVVSTPEEGHEGVYPLELNTMPGWAGSSWYWFRYMDPQNDAEFVSKEAQEYWENVDLYIGGSEHATGHLLYSRFWTKFLFDRGLVTVDEPFKKLINQGMILGTSAFVYRLEGENTLISKNLIGDQKVQAIHADVSFVNASDELDIEAFKEWRPEFKDAKIITENNGKYIVGREVEKMSKSKYNVVNPDEICKQYGADTLRMYEMFLGPLEQAKPWNTAGITGVNSFLKKLWKLYHDGEEISVSNEKASADSLKTLHKTIKKVTEDIEAFSFNTAVSTFMICVNELTAQKCNQREVLEPLAVLLAPYAPHIAEELWERLGHSESISTAEYPVYEEKYLVESTKEYPVSFNGKMRFTLELPLDMSREDIEKAVMENEKTQKQLEGRTPKKVIVVPGKIVNIVG, from the coding sequence ATGAGTTACCATTTTAACAAGATAGAGGAGAAGTGGCAAAAGTACTGGGCCCAAAATCAAACTTTTAAAGCTTCCAATGATTCTGAAAAAGAGAAATTTTACGTTCTGGATATGTTCCCTTATCCTTCCGGTGCGGGACTTCACGTTGGGCATCCGCTGGGATATATAGCCAGTGATATCTACGCCCGTTATAAACGGCATAAGGGTTTTAATGTGCTGCATCCACAGGGCTATGACAGTTTTGGTCTGCCGGCAGAGCAGTATGCGATCCAAACCGGTCAGCATCCGGCCATCACTACAGATGAGAACATCAAGCGGTACCGGGAGCAACTGGACCAGATAGGTTTTTCTTTCGACTGGAGCCGCGAGGTGCGCACGAGTGAACCTTCTTATTACAAATGGACGCAATGGATCTTCATCCAGTTGTTCAACTCCTGGTATGATGAGGAAGCAGATAAAGCCCGCGATATAAATGAACTTATCGAGATATTTTCTTCGGAAGGAAATACCCAAGTGAAGGCAGCCTGTGACGATGATGTATCTTCTTTCACTGCTGATGAATGGAATTCTTTTTCTTCTGAAGAACAACAAAGAATATTATTGCAGTACAGACTTACCTACCTCGCCGAAACCGAAGTAAACTGGTGCCCCCAGTTGGGAACCGTCCTGGCAAATGATGAGATCATCAACGGAGTTTCAGAGCGTGGCGGGTATCCCGTGGTGCGTAAAAAAATGACCCAATGGAGTATGCGTATCTCTGCATATGCAGAGCGTCTTCGTGCAGGACTGGATAAAATTGACTGGAGCGAGAGCTTGAAAGAAAGTCAGCGTAACTGGATTGGGAAATCTGTAGGAGCCCACGTAAATTTTCAAATCCTAAATTCTAAATTCCAAATAGGTGTGTTTACTACCCGCCCCGATACAATTTTCGGAGTGACCTTTATGACCCTTGCGCCTGAACACGATCTTGTAAAAAAAATTACCACAGATGAGCAGCGGGAGGAAGTAGAGGCTTATGTGCAGGCTAGTGCAAAGCGAAGTGAGCGCGAACGTATGGCAGATGTAAAGACCATCACAGGAGTATTTACAGGGGCTTATGCCGAACATCCATTTACAAAAGAACCTGTGCCCATCTGGATAGGGGATTATGTGCTGGCGGGTTATGGGACAGGTGCGGTGATGGCAGTTCCTTGTGGCGATCAGCGGGATTATGATTTTGCAAAACATTTCGATATTCCAATAAAGAATATTTTCAAGGATATAGATATCTCTGAAGAGGCTTTTGCCGGAAAAGAAGGTACAGTAATTACAGCTTCCGATTTTCTAAATGACCTTGAGTATAAGGATGCCCTGAAAAAGGTGATCGAAGAACTTGAGAGAATAGGCCAGGGTAAAGGAAAGACTAACTACAGATTGCGGGATGCGGTATTTTCACGGCAGCGATACTGGGGAGAGCCATTTCCGGTTTACTACGTGAACGGCCTGCCGCAAATGATCGAAAAGGAGCATTTGCCGCTTAGACTGCCGGATGTTGAGAAATATCTTCCAACTGAAGAAGGGGAACCGCCACTGGGCCGTGCAAAAGACTGGTACTGGAGCACGAAAGAAAACAAAGTAGTTTCAACTCCGGAAGAAGGGCATGAGGGAGTGTACCCGCTTGAACTTAATACTATGCCGGGCTGGGCAGGAAGTTCCTGGTACTGGTTTAGATATATGGATCCTCAGAATGATGCAGAATTCGTGTCAAAGGAAGCGCAGGAATACTGGGAGAATGTGGATTTATATATAGGAGGAAGTGAGCACGCCACCGGCCATTTATTGTACTCAAGATTCTGGACAAAATTTCTTTTTGACCGCGGATTGGTTACTGTTGATGAGCCATTTAAGAAGCTTATCAATCAGGGAATGATCCTTGGAACCAGCGCCTTTGTGTACAGGCTCGAGGGTGAAAATACCCTGATTTCCAAAAATTTGATCGGGGATCAAAAGGTACAGGCTATTCATGCCGATGTTTCTTTTGTAAATGCATCAGATGAGTTGGATATTGAAGCTTTTAAAGAATGGCGCCCGGAATTCAAGGATGCTAAAATCATCACGGAGAATAACGGGAAGTACATAGTTGGACGTGAAGTCGAAAAAATGTCCAAATCCAAGTACAATGTGGTAAACCCCGATGAGATATGTAAACAATACGGGGCAGATACGCTGAGGATGTACGAGATGTTTCTCGGGCCACTAGAACAGGCAAAGCCCTGGAACACCGCCGGAATTACCGGCGTGAACAGCTTCCTTAAAAAGCTGTGGAAACTTTATCACGACGGAGAGGAGATCAGTGTATCAAATGAAAAAGCATCGGCCGATTCCCTCAAAACCCTTCATAAGACCATAAAAAAGGTGACTGAGGATATCGAGGCCTTCAGTTTTAATACTGCGGTTTCAACTTTTATGATCTGTGTAAATGAGCTTACCGCTCAAAAATGCAATCAGCGGGAAGTGCTGGAACCATTAGCAGTTCTACTTGCACCTTATGCGCCTCATATTGCAGAGGAGTTATGGGAGAGACTGGGACATTCAGAATCAATTTCTACTGCAGAATATCCGGTTTACGAGGAAAAATACCTGGTGGAGAGCACCAAGGAATACCCCGTAAGCTTTAACGGAAAGATGCGTTTTACCCTGGAATTGCCTTTGGATATGAGCCGTGAGGATATTGAAAAAGCCGTAATGGAGAACGAGAAGACGCAAAAACAACTGGAAGGCAGGACGCCTAAAAAGGTGATCGTGGTTCCCGGGAAGATCGTGAATATAGTAGGCTAA
- a CDS encoding undecaprenyl-diphosphate phosphatase encodes MSEFDAIILGIIQGLTEFLPVSSSGHLELGKAILGDTSVPSESLLFTVVVHFATALSTVVVFRKDVADIFKGLFQFKWNEETIFSLKIIISMIPAAIIGVMFSEEMEILFSGNILLVGFMLIITALLLYLADRAKSTGKPVSYRNAFIIGVSQALALLPGISRSGATISTSVLLGNDKNKAARFSFLMVVPLILGKIAKDLLSGELAGSSTDSSILILGFLAAFISGIAACTWMISIVRRSKLTWFAIYCFIVGIIAIGFGYAGY; translated from the coding sequence TTGAGCGAATTTGATGCTATCATCCTTGGAATCATCCAGGGATTAACTGAATTTTTACCTGTTTCTTCCAGCGGACACCTGGAACTTGGAAAAGCCATTCTTGGTGATACCAGTGTCCCCAGTGAATCTTTACTTTTCACAGTTGTGGTCCATTTTGCTACAGCATTAAGTACAGTTGTAGTTTTTAGAAAAGATGTTGCTGATATTTTTAAAGGATTGTTTCAGTTTAAATGGAATGAGGAAACCATCTTTTCTCTTAAGATCATTATTTCAATGATCCCTGCGGCGATTATTGGGGTGATGTTCAGCGAAGAAATGGAAATACTTTTTAGCGGGAATATATTGCTGGTTGGTTTTATGCTCATCATCACTGCGTTGTTATTGTACCTGGCAGACAGGGCTAAAAGCACCGGCAAGCCGGTAAGCTACAGGAATGCTTTTATAATAGGGGTTTCACAAGCATTAGCCCTACTTCCCGGGATCTCCCGTAGTGGGGCAACTATTTCCACTTCTGTACTTTTAGGAAATGATAAGAACAAAGCAGCAAGATTTTCATTTCTTATGGTAGTGCCGCTTATTCTTGGAAAGATAGCGAAGGATCTTTTGAGTGGAGAGTTGGCAGGCAGTAGTACAGATAGCTCTATTCTCATCCTGGGATTCCTGGCAGCCTTTATTTCAGGTATTGCTGCCTGCACCTGGATGATAAGTATAGTGCGTAGGAGCAAACTCACCTGGTTCGCGATATACTGTTTTATAGTTGGAATTATTGCAATAGGATTTGGATATGCGGGATACTAA